The Flammeovirga pectinis genomic interval TCTTTTATTATGACTGCCCTAAACTTAGGGAGTGAATGTGATTTAAGGTTTAAGGAGAGCAAAAACCAACGTTTGCATGTTGAACTGACATTAATGAAAATGTCTCATATCAATAAAGCAATTCGCCTTGCTCAGATAGAAATAAAAAAAAAAGATTAGCTGAACTAAAAGCTAAACAAAAGGCATTAGAGGTTAAGACTTCTCCAAATACGGATAAAGACACATCTACAGAAAGTACTTCATCTCCTATTTCTGTTTTAGAAGAACTACAGGCAGAAGCTAATAAAATTCAAATCCAGCCTACAACTAAAATATCTGGCAACCTAGAACAGCTTAAAAGTGGCCTTTCTAGAAAAGCTAAAGATATTAAGGCAAATGAATCTAAAGTAAACACTGCGGTTACAAACCAAAATTCTTCTGTTTCTAATATGCCTCCACCTCCCCCTAATAATTTTGGTGGTACTTCAAAAAAGAAAGTTTCTAAATCTGTCGGGCAATCTTTTACTTTAGAATCAGCTCAAAAAGTATGGAAATCATTTGCTGATCATTATAGCTCAAATGGTAAAAGTAAATTTGCGAGTATTCTATTAGATGAGGCAACAATTTCTTTAGATTCTCAGCTGAATGTAATTGTAGATATTACAAACTCTATTCAGAATGATCATTTAGCAATAGTTCGCTCAGATTTATTAAGACAATTACGTTCAGATTTAAAAAATGAAACGATAGAAATTTCTACACGAATTGTTCAATTAGAAAATTCTAATGAGCCTAAGAAAATGTATTCTGCTCAGGATAAATTTAAATTTTTACAAGACAAATATCCTGCATTAAAAACTTTAAGACAAAAGCTTGGGTTAGACTTTGATTAATTTTGACAACTTAGTTAACCAGTTTTTAATTATTAGTATATTCTTCCATTTAGGAATTACTACTAGTTTTTGTCAGACTTCGACAGTAAAATTAGATTACGATACTACCTTTTATACTTCCTATAATGACGACCTCCATATTCGTCTTTACACTGTATACAAATTCAACGATCTATTAATTCAAGATCGAAATGACCGTTCCAATAACATCATTTACTCTCCTAACGGTAATTTAAATGTTGGGTTTGGATTTACCTATAGAGGTCTAGGTATTAATATAGGCCTAAATCTACCTTCTATTAATGATGACGATGATATTTATGGCAAAACCACTAAACTGGATATGCGTTCTTACATGTATGGACGTAAATATGCAATTGATTTTGGTTTGCAGTTTTATCAAGGTTTCTATTTGAAAAACACCATTAATAGAGTTCCACCTTTTCCTGACATAGGCCCTCCACAAGAAATTAGGGGTGACATGCAGGTAAATACAATAGGCTTTACAGCTTTTAAGATTCACAATTACGAAAAATTCTCTTTTAGAGCTGCTTTTTCGCAAACTGAAGTACAAAAAAAGACTGCAGGATCTCCAATTTATGGTCCTTATTTAAATATACTCCACTTCTCTGCAGATTCTGCCTTAATACAAGATGGGGACCATGGCTTAATTTCTAATGTTAAAGATGGCTGGTATACTAGTACTGGTTTTGCAGGTGGATATGCTTTTTCTCTTGTGCTTTTCAAACAATTTTTCATTACAGGGTCTGCTGCATTAGGTTATGGATTGGCTATCGGGAATTCTACTTTAGAAAACATTAATGGCAATACTACTGAATTTACAATTGGTGGTGGAATTAAAGTTAACGCACGCAGTGCAATTGGCTATAATAACGATAAAACTTATGTTGGTTTATCTATTGTTTTTGAAAGCTACAACGTTAATACCCCCGATGATTATTTAAAACTATACATGATGGGACAATTTAGGTTTAATATTGTGCGAAGGTTTGACTGGAAAGTTGGGCCCTTAGATTGGATTATGGATAGAACTCCCGGATTTAAGTAATTAAATCAAAATTTTGTTAAATATAAAATCTCTTTCATTTTGAGGTCAAAGCTGATTGGTTTAAATTTGTAAACAATTTTAGAATCATCTGTTCATCATGACTCCAATTTCTATTGAAGAATATATTTGTATTAACTTTACTTTCTAGTTTCCTTTTGATTTTAGGAATGACCAATTCATCTTTGGCTCAAGAATTCCATGATAATCATCCATCAGATCATGATACAACGTATTATATTTCTTACAATGAACAACTTCATTTAAGGCTATATACTGTATATAAATACAATAATTTAATAGTAAATGCTGATGAGCAAGGAAATGACAACCTCACTTATACACCAAATGGCAATTTAAATGTAGGTTTTGGTTTTAACTACAAAGGTCTAGGTATTAATATAGGTCTTAATTTACCTGCAATTAATAATGACGATGATAAATTTGGAGAAACTCAAAAACTAGATATGAGATCTTATGTCTACGGTAGAAAATACGCTTTTGATCTAGGCTTACAATTTTATAAAGGCTTCTATATAAGTGAACTTAATAGAGATACCCCTCCTGATAATACCGACCCAATTGAATTAAGAGGAGATATGAAAATCCATACAGTTGGAGTTTCGGTTTTGAAAATTCACAATCATGAAAAATTCTCTTTTAGGGCGGCATTTGCGCAAACAGAGGTACAAAAAAAGACTGCAGGCTCTATAATTTATGGTCCTTATATTAACTTTG includes:
- a CDS encoding DUF4421 family protein — translated: MINFDNLVNQFLIISIFFHLGITTSFCQTSTVKLDYDTTFYTSYNDDLHIRLYTVYKFNDLLIQDRNDRSNNIIYSPNGNLNVGFGFTYRGLGINIGLNLPSINDDDDIYGKTTKLDMRSYMYGRKYAIDFGLQFYQGFYLKNTINRVPPFPDIGPPQEIRGDMQVNTIGFTAFKIHNYEKFSFRAAFSQTEVQKKTAGSPIYGPYLNILHFSADSALIQDGDHGLISNVKDGWYTSTGFAGGYAFSLVLFKQFFITGSAALGYGLAIGNSTLENINGNTTEFTIGGGIKVNARSAIGYNNDKTYVGLSIVFESYNVNTPDDYLKLYMMGQFRFNIVRRFDWKVGPLDWIMDRTPGFK
- a CDS encoding DUF4421 family protein; the encoded protein is MKNIFVLTLLSSFLLILGMTNSSLAQEFHDNHPSDHDTTYYISYNEQLHLRLYTVYKYNNLIVNADEQGNDNLTYTPNGNLNVGFGFNYKGLGINIGLNLPAINNDDDKFGETQKLDMRSYVYGRKYAFDLGLQFYKGFYISELNRDTPPDNTDPIELRGDMKIHTVGVSVLKIHNHEKFSFRAAFAQTEVQKKTAGSIIYGPYINFVRIKADSSLIPEYIRNEYLLSSNIVEGWYGSMGIAGGYAQSLILFKRFFITAAAAIGYGATFGHSYYETQKGNVNDTAWKGGVKINSRVALGYNTERTYVGGSFVLESYNITTSEENMSLYWMGQFRFNVVRRFNWKVGPLDWAFDKKDKLLKSGPYKKQKN